From one Deinococcus detaillensis genomic stretch:
- the yedA gene encoding drug/metabolite exporter YedA, whose protein sequence is MTAAPVSTPTTPTPTLLWISLLTVYLVWGSTYFFIKVAIGSLPPLGMLGLRFLVAGAVLYPVLRSRGLPAPTRQGWLWSAVIGTLLLFGGTGLVTLAERSASSSVAAMMIAVSPLFAALFGRIWGEKTGGREWAGIGVGLLGIGLLNLSELHATPLAAFLLLLAPICWTFGSQWSRHLPLPSGLMNSAAQMLIGGLVLLLLSGVSGERWHTPTAASAWALVYLIVFGSLLAYSAYTYLVIHTRPALATSYAYVNPLVAVLIGVGFGGESLRPLGWVALAVIVGGVGLMAWPRKGVKVAEAPA, encoded by the coding sequence ATGACCGCCGCACCCGTTTCCACTCCCACCACGCCTACGCCGACACTGTTGTGGATCTCGCTGCTGACCGTGTATCTGGTGTGGGGCAGCACCTACTTCTTCATTAAAGTGGCGATTGGCTCGCTGCCGCCGCTGGGGATGCTGGGCCTGCGCTTCTTGGTGGCGGGCGCAGTGCTCTATCCGGTTTTGCGTTCGCGCGGTCTGCCCGCTCCCACCCGGCAAGGTTGGCTGTGGAGCGCTGTCATCGGCACACTGCTGCTTTTTGGCGGCACGGGCTTGGTGACGCTGGCGGAGAGAAGCGCCAGCAGCTCGGTGGCGGCCATGATGATTGCCGTCAGTCCGCTGTTCGCCGCTCTTTTCGGGCGCATCTGGGGAGAGAAGACCGGCGGGCGCGAGTGGGCCGGTATCGGAGTGGGACTTCTGGGCATCGGACTGCTCAACCTCTCGGAACTCCACGCCACGCCGCTGGCCGCCTTCTTGCTGCTGCTCGCTCCGATCTGCTGGACTTTTGGCAGCCAGTGGTCGCGTCACTTGCCGCTGCCCAGCGGCCTGATGAACAGCGCCGCCCAAATGCTGATCGGTGGGCTGGTGCTCTTGCTGCTCAGCGGCGTGTCGGGCGAACGCTGGCATACCCCGACGGCGGCGAGCGCTTGGGCTTTGGTGTACTTGATCGTTTTTGGCAGCTTGCTGGCCTACAGCGCTTACACCTATCTGGTGATCCACACCCGCCCGGCGCTGGCAACCAGCTACGCTTATGTCAACCCGCTGGTGGCGGTGCTGATCGGGGTCGGATTTGGCGGCGAGAGCCTGCGCCCGCTGGGGTGGGTGGCGCTGGCCGTCATCGTGGGCGGTGTGGGCCTGATGGCCTGGCCGCGCAAAGGAGTCAAGGTGGCCGAAGCGCCCGCGTGA
- the rpmH gene encoding 50S ribosomal protein L34, with the protein MKRTYQPNTRKRAKTHGFRARMKTTAGRAVLARRRAKGRQQLTVADEK; encoded by the coding sequence ATGAAGCGTACCTACCAACCCAACACCCGCAAACGCGCCAAAACCCACGGCTTTCGCGCCCGCATGAAGACCACCGCAGGCCGCGCCGTGCTGGCCCGCCGCCGCGCCAAGGGCCGCCAACAGCTCACCGTTGCCGACGAGAAGTAA
- the rnpA gene encoding ribonuclease P protein component, which produces MSPSSVTDPAPRPAVALTSLRGEKEFRKVRQHGQVVRHALFTLRVTDYRPRYGEKWLPRAMIGIVVPKKTLKLAVKRNRVRRRVREALRTLPSLPPCRATIYPNEAALKAPFAELQTALNKALSGDFKAKKKKPVPKAPASTQPTRTEAKP; this is translated from the coding sequence ATGTCCCCTTCCAGCGTCACTGACCCGGCCCCGCGCCCAGCAGTGGCGCTGACTTCATTGCGCGGCGAAAAGGAATTCCGCAAAGTTCGCCAGCACGGGCAAGTCGTCCGTCACGCGCTGTTTACCCTGCGCGTGACCGATTATCGCCCGCGCTACGGTGAAAAGTGGTTGCCACGCGCCATGATTGGCATTGTGGTGCCCAAGAAGACCCTCAAGCTGGCGGTCAAGCGCAACCGCGTGCGCCGACGCGTGCGCGAGGCGCTGCGAACCTTGCCGAGTTTGCCGCCTTGCCGCGCCACCATCTACCCCAATGAAGCGGCGCTCAAAGCCCCTTTTGCCGAGTTGCAAACGGCGCTGAACAAGGCTTTGTCGGGTGACTTCAAGGCCAAAAAGAAGAAGCCAGTGCCAAAAGCGCCCGCTTCAACCCAGCCAACCCGAACGGAAGCCAAACCGTGA
- the yidD gene encoding membrane protein insertion efficiency factor YidD, which translates to MSGASKLMLGAVRGYQRHLSPLKGAPTCRFTPTCSQYAAQAIEKHGALRGAWLATWRIARCQPFNAGGFDPVPEVFPKPRSPADHPAHSDAATAHPVPLTSVKSDPPASSK; encoded by the coding sequence GTGAGCGGGGCCTCTAAGCTGATGCTCGGGGCGGTGCGCGGCTATCAGCGCCACCTCTCGCCGCTCAAAGGTGCGCCGACTTGCCGCTTTACCCCGACGTGCAGTCAGTACGCCGCGCAGGCCATTGAAAAGCACGGCGCACTGCGGGGCGCTTGGCTGGCGACTTGGCGCATTGCCCGCTGTCAACCCTTCAACGCGGGCGGCTTTGACCCCGTGCCGGAGGTGTTTCCAAAGCCCCGTTCTCCGGCTGACCACCCCGCCCACTCAGATGCCGCAACTGCCCACCCCGTACCGCTGACCTCAGTCAAATCAGACCCGCCCGCTTCTAGCAAATGA